In Oreochromis aureus strain Israel breed Guangdong linkage group 9, ZZ_aureus, whole genome shotgun sequence, the genomic window GGTAAGATGTTGTCCTTTACATTTGTATACAAAGTTTAGAATAGCAGCACTTCCGTCTCATTTTAGACTGGATCATTTAGAGGGACACTTTGTTGGGATCTGTGGTTAGGATAGGGTATCAGACAGCACCAGGCTTTGTTAATATTATGTTTCATGAACACAGCTTTCTGAATAAATATCATTTGTTATCAAAGATCACTCAGGCAGGCAGGACCTTTGCTAAAAGCTTGGTAAGTTTCTTCACAATCCAAACACAAGATCAACATTAGCGCAGGTTCCACAGGGCAGATTATTGCACCGATCCAAACTACTGCACAAAATCTCTCTCATGAGTGCAGAACAGGTCACCACTCTGTGACAGGGGTTTTCCACAATAAAATAGCAGGTAAGTTGGGGGGTTTTCTCAGGGAAAAGTGGAACATTCACATAAGCAAAGGAGCCAGGCTTCactgtttgtagttcaactatCCAGCAAAAGAGTCTGCCACTACCTTGCGTACGGCTACAAATGAGGATATCAGGAACATGTATGTGATTTTTCACACAGAGGGCAGCAACACGAGACGAGTACCACACCTGcaaaaaaaacaccaccaccCCCAACCCCAACTCCCACcaccacacacatacagatagTTAAgaagagagagtgagtgtgCAAGAAGAAAGAAAGTGGTCAAGACTGAGGGACTATGACAGTTTCCCACCACTAACAATgtgatttttctctgtttgaacAGCAACAAGAATGTTGATGAGGCAAAGATGTTTAAGGCAAGTGATAAAAGGACAGAGAGCAAAATATCAAGCGCTCAATATTATAATAGAGGAATGATGTGCTGTGCAACCAATGCTGAAGGACAAGAGTGCTCCCAACTGTATGACTACGGTAACTGGATTTAAATTAACTAATAACAAATTTAATACATCCATAAAGAATATATCCATAAATTATTACAGGAGTTAATttgagtacatttttttttcaaatacttatagtgaaagtgaaaaaacaatGTTTACTCAGAGATTCACTAACTAATCTCAGAGAAGCAAATGACAAATTCTGCCTGCCAAATATATTTTTGACTTGAGGCCCTGATGTGTGTTTCAGACTTACAGAGCAGTGTAATGAACAAAGATGAGGTATCTACTGTCACCCTGAGCGAAGGTCAGTCTCTGCTGCTTCGCTGCAGAGTAAAAGGATACAGTCTGAGATCACCTGTGTGGGAGAAAGGAGGAAGACTGCTCAATGCCAGGACATTGTCATGTAAaccagagaaggaggaggaggtacAGTAATGTCCTGTAATCAGGGAGAGTTTCCTTAAACTGTCTTGTTATGTTTGTCTGAAAACTGACCGACCTCTTTAATATTACTCAGTCTGAGACACAAAGTACTTCACTGATAATCATCCTGCAAATGATCATTATTATGGGTTTTATTTCTTACAGATGTGCATTAAAAATGACTCACATTACGCTGTTCGGATGGCCTACCTGTCCATCAGATCAGTGAGAGAGGAGCACAGCGGCACATACACCTGCACGAGtacaaataaaaactcaaagtCAGTTTATGTTAATGTCTCAGGTCAGTAGACTTCATTTCATGTCATTATTATTTGAAACTGTTCCCACTGAATAAATCTGACTGTTTCCTCAGATGAAGTTTCCCTCTCTGCACAGCTGGATGAGACCAAGATCATATCAGCTCAGGAGGCATCCAGCACCTGCTTGCAGGCCACTGTTTCCTACCATCCTGTTCTCCAGCACTGTTCCTGGGAGACTCCTGACAAAAACAGGACTAAATGTGTCAGGGAGACATGGGTAACACAGCACAGGTACTTCAATGAAGCAATCACGCAAACTGTCATCATGTGGAAGTGTAAAAATATCCATTCATtcgtgtgttgttgtttttttccatgagcagcaacagagaactgctgctgtCCAGTGTAATCATGTGATATAAGATCTGTAATGAACTGTTTCTCAGGACTGTGAAGCTTTGTGATCCACTCATATCAGGAGATTATAAGTTACACCTGGAGGCTGGAGgacaaaaggaaacaaagacCATATCAGTGTGTGTTGTAGGTGGGTTAATGTAACCtttgttacagttttactattatttaaatgtaattataatttatatttaaaatgtgaGATTGTTTGACATCATCTGATTTTGTTTTCAGATGAACCAAAGTTCAACTTCTCGTTTAATAAGGATGATGGTACCCTCAACCTTGAGACTTTCAGTCTGTTGCCAGCAAACTATACCTGGATGTTTTGCTCTGAGCTCAATGACAGGTATGATTACCTGCACAGTCGTTCAGCTCAGAGAGCATTTTAGCTCTGATTATTTAAAccccttttattttgtttcactgcagctgtgaaacagactCGTCCTGGGATGAGGTCccaaatgcatttaaagcagacTCTGTGTTTCCTGCAACAAGACGATCAAGAGCTCAGTGAGACCAGACCTCGGGGATGGACATCATTTAAAGTTTTGTCTGACAAACTCAGTTGGCTCCTGGTGCCAAAGTTACCACATAATCACCCCACCTGCAGTCCAGTACTCTATAGGTAATAACCAGTATTTGCATCAGAAAATATTTGATGAAATTCATTTAAAGCTGTCATGCTCACTGAAAAGCTGTCGTTTGTAGGTAAACAACCTCAGGATATCATATTCCTGCTGAAAGCAGGCAATATAACTCTCCTTCTGGCTCTGGTAGTAGTCAGCACAGTGCTCATATTCTTCATCAAAAAGAAGGTAAATATATTCAGCTTTTTTAACAAACACAAATAGAAGAGGACACCAAGTCATTTGTCTTTGCAATATAAACCTCAGTATCAGCCTTCAAGGGAGATTAATTTAATCTTTcaggatttttgtttgttttataagaGTTTGGTATCTCTGTAACAGTAATGTATTTGTgtagcactttttaaaacacagttATAAAGTGTTTCACACTCAGGATAAAGCTGTCATATCCAACAATGGTCATGTTTTCAGAAGACTCTgttcagttttaaaaaggtttaTTTTACAGAATTTCAGATCAACAGGGGAGAGTCTGGAGCTACAAGAGTCTCGGGTGAGTGTGTGTTCACCGAACGAGAACGGTCTTCTGCTAGAGAAAAACAGATGAGGGATATTTTATTGGGATGAGGATTTGAGGTTTTACTTGAATATTTTTCCAGAGTAGCTGGAAGAGTAAGTAGAAGGCCAGAGTCTAAGGATTCAAACAAAAATTACAGAGATAGTTTACTGCAGCCAATACCCCAAGAACCTGACAAGGAGCGTAGGCTTGAGCTGGTGCTTAAATACATGGAGGTAATGAACTGATGTGAAACAGGTGTGTTGGCTACAGCAGTGCCAACCTAATCTCCACCTAAAAGCAGAGGAAGGAGGAGACACTACACTCATTAGATATAAACTATGGTCAAAAATAATGTGCAAAGATGCAGGAAAAGCTAATCTGTAAAAATGAGTTTTCAGCAGCCAGTTAAATTCAGCTAAGCTGATTGCCAAACAGACGATAAGAAGACATCTAATTAGTGATAGCATTGAAGCATTCATGGAGGTGGGAGAGGCTGCTGAGGCTAAACAGAAAAGCCCAGCTGTGTGTTGTCAGCATAGCAAATGAAAGCAGACGTGGTCCAAGGATTGAACCCTGAGGGACTCCACGTATGCGAGAAGCACAAAAGCACCATTATCAATGAGTCATACTGCCTCTTATTTTTTCAGCTCCATCATCCAGCTCTCAACCAGACTTCCTGCCACTACAGGAATGTATCGACCACTGTGGACATTTCTGagggataaaacagaaaaaagactcTGCTGGCTGGTCTATACTTACACATCAGAGCCAGACATTTAAGCAGCTGAGGACAATCTTCTGCAACCAGCAGATACAGAGTGATCACCTATATAACATTTTATGCATACAAAATGTTACACAATAATAATCTCTTAAAAATTAAGAGTAGAATGAATTtgctttacattttattaaaatataataagcATTTTATCATTTCAGGTGGAACTGGGGAAAACATATTTAGCCTATGTTTATCATACTTTCCATAATGTATTACAGTGTTTATCTATATACTCCAACTTGAGCAAAATGCATGAAGGAAGTGAGGTCTGAATGTgaacaaaattatttttgtaTGTAAGTTTCATAAGATGTAGTTTTCTTTAACAGGGTTGTAAATAttctaaatataaatatacataataTATCTGGGGGGTTATATATATTTAAGCATTATACCTGAAGTACAATatgttttattcattaaaaGAAAAGCTGGTAATCATATATTTATGTTAATCATGTGTATGTGTCTATTTTATTTTGGTCCCAAGAGAAAAGGAATCTAACTTTTATGAGAAGGTAAGAAGTGACTTTTATTCAGGTCAAAGTACTTCGCATCAAGATGTGTGAAAGATGATGTCGTAAAGCCACTGCCCACTCGTCGATTTCTATAAAAGGATTGAGAACAACAAATAACAGAAAGCGGAACGGTACCATTTCCACTTAGGAGGGGCAGTGAGGCAGACTTTTCCAGATTAGGCAGCCAGCTTTGGGTGAGCAGATACTTTCAACGTTTCAACCTTGTTTGTACTCATCTTTGCTCTTTTCCTGTGTTTCTAGTTAGCGATCCTGTATTCTATCTGTGAAGCTAGTTTATCTATTAGATGCATGGAGAAAGCGTCCCGTTATGATCCAGCTGTGATTaattacttgtttgtttttcctttgatATTATTAAGATATTATTAACTGTTTTGTCTTGTTCGTGGATCCTGCTGGTGCTCTGTGAGTGTGCGAGGACCCCTCCATCAAATCCTGCCCGTCTAGTGCGCAATATCCTCGTTTCTTGTCGTGTTTTCCCACCATCATAGTGACTAGCCTTTTTCATTTCCTTGGGATGAAATTCCCATATAGGTGGCGCTGTTGCAGCAACAAATTTTCCTTTCAGAATACGAGAATGAAAACTTGGAGGCAGAGAAACATGATTGCAGGTGAGTGAGAGTTATTCAAGGTCCTGCACAATCGAAGGTAATCACAGACTTGCAGTCAAGATTTTTGTAGTTGGCCAGAGCTAAATGTTGAGTTGTGAAGCATTTTGTTAATGACACAGCTGTAGCTCAGAAATACAGTCTGACTTAGAAGAGCAATAACTTCCTCCTAATGatgcatttatgttttttttgtttttgtttttcccactgGTGTATATaaatttgttttgattttcagtAATATTTAAACTAAAAATTCAGTTTTCTATGTCTCCAGCtgttctgctgctgtgtgttgttGGAGCACTCTGCTCTGATGACATGGGGACGCCAGCCTGTGGATCCAGTTATGAGGTAAGAGCTGTTTTAACTAAACTCTGATCAGATAACTGAAAGTGTCACTGACAGTGAAGCCTTAGAGCAGAGAATAGTTCTGAGATGACATAAAGTGAACTATTATTCTTTGATAAACCCCTCTGGACCAGTCAAATATGCATTAATTGCACATCTACATATCTGGGTAAACAAAACACCTATAGTCTAGATAAGACAGAAGTGAACACCCATTTTCATGCTGTGCATCGACTCTTTAATGTTTGTGTAGGCTCCAGCTGACCTTCACAAATGTCAGTGTGGTTTATGGTGTACAGGGCagcaaaaaacacacagcaacaagAGGTGgcaaaacagagagagaaataatGCTAGCTGCTCTTTCTGTAATTTCCTGTAGTCACTTTGTGTCATTCTAATAAATTTTGAAGAGGTTTTAGTACAAGTTTAGTTCAGTTACAAAATAtaagctttgttttgtttttgttttttgtttttttaaaggaaacacTTAATCAGGAAATCaactttttttatgtgtttttgggAAAATCTAATTCAGATCTTGCCAGTGGTGATGATTTTATAGCTGCTTAATGAAGGAGGATTAAATGTTGGCTCTTGTTTTTCAGGCAGCATGTTTGCTACCAGCTGATTATCTGAATCGATCTGCTCCCATCAGTAAAGTGTTAGCGGTGGGTGAGAAACTCATCATCTCCCTGGAGGGCCTCTCTGGATCTCCTGTCTGCCACTGGATCAGAGGAGAAGACCGAGTAATGACAGCGTAAGTGAccgtctgtgtttctgtttgggtgctttatctttttatgtatttaaactGAGATGTTTCCTTTACCCTCAGCAGAAATGGGAGTCAGTCCATGGTCACATCACCGCTTTCTGAGACAGATTCAGGGGAGTACACTCTGACCTGTGAATCTAACAATGCCGCCATGTTTTCCACGACTGTGATTCTTCATGTAGTAATGAGTGTGTAACAGCTTCTCATCTTCTTTCTTCTACAATACTCAAACAAACTCTGTTTGATGATCAATTATTGATAATAAAATGAAGTTAACTGTTTTCTTTCATGTTGTTCAGAACGTCCCACAAAACCACAGCTGATGCTCGATGGTGTTGATGTCTCAGATACCAACCCCCTTTTTAAGTGTGTCTCTGAGGGTTTCCCAAATCCCACAATTACCTGGTCTGGGTAAGATGTTGTCctttacatttttatgcaaaCTTTAGAATAGCAGCACTTCTTAATGTCTGATTTTAGACTGAATCATTTAGAGGGAcactttattttgattttagaTGGGTATCAGACAAGCTTTGGTAATAATGTTTTTCATAGACACAGCTTTCTGAAAAATATCGTTTTACTCCAAtagcaatgttttttttctctctgtttgaaCAGTAACAAGGTTGGACAATGGAGTTTTAAGGGAAGCGATGGAAAGACAGAGAGCACAATATCAAGCACTGAATATTATAATAGAGGAATGATGTGCTGTGCAACCAATGCTGAAGGACAAGAGTGCTCCCAACTGTATGACTACGGTAACTGGATTTAAATTCATTCATAACAAATTTAATACATCCATAAAGAATATATCAGTAAATTTTGGTTCAAATACTTAtagtgaaagtgaaaaaacaatGTTTACCCAGAGATTCACTAACTAATCTCAGTGAAGCAAATCACAAATGTTGACCACGGTATATGTTTTTGACTTGAGGCCCTGATGTGTGTTTCAGACTTACAGAGCAGTGTAATGAACAAAGATGAGGTATCTACTGTCACCCTGAGCGAAGGTCAGTCTCTGCTGCTTCGCTGCAGAGTAAACGGATACAGTCTGAGATCACCTGTGTGGGAGAAAGGAGGAAGACAGCTCAATGCCAGGACATTGTCATGTAaaccagaggaggaggaggaggtacaGTAATGTCCTGTAATCAGGGAGAGTTTCCTTAAACTGTCTTGTTATGTTTGTCTGAAAACTGACCGACCTCTTTAATATTCCTCAGTCTGAGACACAAAGTACTTCACTGATAATCATCCTGCAAATGAtcattattatgtttttttcttccagatGTGCATTAAAAATGACTCACATTACAATGTTCGGATGGCCTACCTGTCCATCAGATCAGTGAGAGAGGAGCACAACGGCACATACACCTGCACGAGtacaaataaaaactcaaagtCTGTTTATGTTCATGTCTCAGGTTAGTAGACTTCATTTCATGTCATTATTATTTGAAACTGTTCCCACTGAATAAATCTGACTGGTTTATTCTTGTGTTTCCTCAGATGAAGTTTCCTCTCTGCACAGCTGGATGAGACCAAGATCATATCAGCTCAGGAGGCATCCAGCACCTGCTTGCAGGCCACTGTTTCCTACCATCCTGTTCTCCAGCACTGTTCCTGGGAGACTCCTGACAAAAACAGGACTAAATGTGTCAGGGAGACATGGGTAACACAGCACAGGTACTTCAATGAAGCAAACTGTCACCATGTAGAAGTGTAAAAATATCcattcattcatgtttttcatgagcagcaacagagaactgctgctgtCCAGTGTAATCATGTGATATGAGGTCTATAATGAACTGTTTCTCAGGACTGTGAAGCTTTGTGATCCACTCATATCAGGAGATTATAAGTTACACCTGGAGGCTGgaggacaaaatgaaacaaagacCATATCAGTGTGTGTTGTAGGTGGGTTAATGTAACCTTTGTTACAGTTTATTagtatttaaatgtaattataatttatatttaaaatgtgaGATTGTTTGACATCATCTGATTTTGTTCCAGATGAACCAAAGTTCAACTTCTTGTTTAATAAGGATGATGGTACCATCAACCTTGAGACTGCCAGTCTGGTGCCAGCAAACTATACCTGGATGTTTTGCTCTGAGCTCAATGACAGGTATGATTACCTGCACAGCCGTTCAGCTCAGAGAGCATTTTAGCTCTGATTATTTAAactcctttttctttgttttactgcagctgtgaaacagactCGTCCTGGGATGAGGTCCCAAATGCCTCTAAAACAGTCTCTGAAACAGACTCTAATTTTTCCTGCAACAAGCCGATCAAGAGCTCAGTGAGCAAAGACGTGTTAAAAGGAGACCAATTCAGGTTTTGTCTGACAAACTCAGTTGGATCCTGGTGCAAAACCCATTACATGATCATCCCACCTACTCCCCCAGAATAAGACATTTTGAATGAAtatattaaatgaaaacaatgtgaTGGAGCTGAAAGTAGGCAGTTTGCTTCTGTTTCTGGTTTGGCTGTAGTCAGTTAAGTGCTCACGTACCTCATCAAAATTAAGGTATATATTTCATCTTTTTATAAACATCTTTTTATGAACACAATAAAGAGCATAGCTCATCATCACTGTTTGATCAGCTTGTAGACTGAGGGCAGAGGGTCGGCTTGTTCACCTCCACAACTGGATGAATAACCATTATCACTCAGTCtcactctctttcttttttttcactttggttATAAAGATATAACCACCAGAATTTCAGCCACTGCCATGATCCACTGACCCCTGTGGACATTTCTGAATGATGTCTGTGTAGTCAGACATTTCAATATCTGAGAAGGATCTTCTGTAACCATCAGATACAGTTATCACCCATAACATTTGATCCATACAGCATGTTACTTGATAGTCTTCTCACAATAATTTAGAGTAAAATGGAGTGTCTTTATCTTTAAATCAAATATAGTGAGCATTTTATACTTATTGTTGGAACTGGTGGATAAATCATATTTAACCTAACACTTTTCATTATCTACAACAAAGAGTTTAACTATATACTACAGCTTAAGCAAACTGTATAAAATAAAGAAGGTCTAAATGTGAAAGAAGCTCAGAAATTTACAAGGAGAGCATTCAAATTCCAAAAAGACATGTCGTAACAAATCAAGAGATTTATACCCTGAACTGTCttgcaaggcaaggcaaggcaagtttatttatatagcacaattcaaagttctttacagagacataaaaaaaaacaaaaaaacaaataaaaagcattatttaaaatgaaaaaaaaacaaacaaacaaaggaacagtaaataaaatcagtagtaaaaatgtaagttttgaaatttaaaagtaaaacagtgcagatttggtgctttattcaaatgcagctgagaacaggtgagtcttcaaccttcAACCTTGCAATGACTTGATAGTGCTAATCGCTGCACCACCATGAAGCATTGTGCAGTCCTTATGCAAAATCATATAAGTATACTTGGGCTGTAGAAACCGCATCTTGTATGTTATTTTTGTGCTCAAACTCCAGTCAGGAAAAGTTACAGGCACACCCTGTCAACCCACACAATTCCTGTCATGTATCAGAATTGCActcatttctgtgtatttacaGCTACTCTAACAGCTTTGTGAAGAGATTTCTTCACATGCTGGTAGAGTTTGGTTGCAGTTATTAAGTCAAAGAGGGGGTCGAGACAGGTTCTGAGTGCTACCTGAAAAACTCAGTGTACATGTTTTGAGGCCTCGAAGGCAGTGCTTCCCCTGCCTCCTCATTTGATCCGTAGCATTAAGCTGTTCCACCATTACTCGTTGTGAGATCAATTCTTCCTGTATAAATGCAGTAACCACAAATGTAACTGCCCCCAGTGTCCAAATGtgcaacaacacaaaacaaaaacaataaatggcTCTTACACCCATGGCTGCTGTATTacgcttttttggtttcatggtgGCCACGTTGTTATCCTGTACAAGCCAGAACTGCTCTGAGCACATGAGTGCAGGGAAGCCCCCCACTCCCGCTTCCCTTCATGGATCAACCACGTTCTGGCCAGCTGACTGTGCAGCAGAGAGCACCCCTAAAACTATGAAGCGTTTCCCAGGATCTGTAACTTATTCAGCCAGCTATTTTCATACCCcatttatttctgttatttcattCCTCATTGCCATAACAGTGATGTTGTTTTCTTCTTGCTCCAGGCTATGAGCATTGAAAGTTTAAagtgaatgtaaaaaaaaaaagagagagagagagagagaagctaTGCGACCACAGAGTTTATTCTCATGCTCAAAATATTTCCACCCATGGAAAGTCTGCTCATCATGAAACCAGTCTCTCCTTTACTCACAAATGAAATGTACGCCTGACTGTATAATATTTTCTCTGCTATAACATTatatgtaaaacaaacaaataaataaataaacgtcTGTGCACACCCAGATGAGTCTGCTCTTTTCCTGTGTTTCTAGTTAGAGGTGCTGTATTCCATCTGTAAAGCCCCTCTTAGATGTATGGAGTAAGCATCCCGTCATGAGCTCCCATGTGACATGACCTCCTTTAGGTGAGGTATTTTGAGCCACTTTGGCTGTGCAGATAAGCAGCATTTGATCTTAAGCCTGTTTCAATAACAACCCCTGGCTGCAGAATGTTCTGAGACTCCTCCTCTGTGATGGAAAGTTGCTGTCACTGTTAACAGACGCAGATTTCCAATGTGTTTCTTTGAAACTGGTGTATCAGTGTGAGGACGTGAGCTTCATCTTCAACATTTCCTGCTTGCCTGGTGAGCCATGCCTTAATTTTCCTTACCTCGGCTGAATTGTTGTTTAATTTAGGTAATTGTGTGATCTCCTACTAAATGTCGGGTTAGGCCAAACCAGTGTGGGAGCGGAGATCCACTCTAGCCCAGCTATTTGCTGTTGAGTCCCAGAAGTAAGTGATTGGTGTGGTTGTGGGGCCCTTCTCTTTAAAGGGGATAGAAAGGAGGAAATATGCATCCAGAGAGACTGGATGGGAAAGGGTTGTAGAATACTTTTGAACTGAAGACcacagtttctttttgtttggctggttttgttttaaaaatgctttagttTTACCAGAAGGAAGATTCATTTCAGGGCTTATGTGTTGCTTTTAAAAAGGAATTGGACTGAAAACTGCTAGAAGTAACCTGTGTAGCTTTAGGAGGAAAAGCAGACCCTGTAATGAGGAGGTGGGCAACCTCATTAAAGAGACTGAGAGTTGTATTCCCAGGATCTTGTGTGAAAACTCCCTCCCCATTAACACAAGGCCTATTAGGGTAGATGAAAACTCTTTCTCAGGAAGATGCTGAACTaatttttgattggc contains:
- the LOC120441727 gene encoding receptor-type tyrosine-protein kinase FLT3-like: MITAVLLCAVGALCSDDVKTPACVSSHEAACLLPADYLNPSGPISKELAVGKKLIISLEGLSGSPVCHWIRGEDRVMTARNGSQSMVTSPLSETDSGEYTLTCDSNNAAMFSTTVILHVVMKRPTKPQLMLDGVDVSDTSPLFKCVSEGFPNPTITWSGNKNVDEAKMFKASDKRTESKISSAQYYNRGMMCCATNAEGQECSQLYDYDLQSSVMNKDEVSTVTLSEGQSLLLRCRVKGYSLRSPVWEKGGRLLNARTLSCKPEKEEEMCIKNDSHYAVRMAYLSIRSVREEHSGTYTCTSTNKNSKSVYVNVSDEVSLSAQLDETKIISAQEASSTCLQATVSYHPVLQHCSWETPDKNRTKCVRETWVTQHRTVKLCDPLISGDYKLHLEAGGQKETKTISVCVVDEPKFNFLFNKDDGTINLETASLVPANYTWMFCSELNDSCETDSSWDEVPNASKTVSETDSNFSCNKPIKSSVSKDVLKGDQFRFCLTNSVGSWCKTHYMIIPPTPPE